In Silene latifolia isolate original U9 population chromosome 3, ASM4854445v1, whole genome shotgun sequence, a single window of DNA contains:
- the LOC141649260 gene encoding uncharacterized protein LOC141649260: MDRTWMMDGKRGDPKYDAGLAEFYEFVRKNVKDKSNMPCPCEMCLNIKYMSFSDVKIHLEKHKFNSKYKLWRFHGESRVVQRMEENMGETQIEGGSLPIDKGIDSLEDSDWDMNSCDMNYVSADEFDDDELEKILRDRLIEDGLEEDNPYVDHDPADIDDILGEDEEPDVTNLDDITSIVLEKLKDAEMPLYKSCKNYTKLSAVVWSNKSFTHLLELLKDMLPEDNVLPNRTYAAKKILRGIGMKYVKIHACPNDCILYRKEYESFTHCPVCNEWRYKKKEGIPAKVLWYFPIIPRLRRLFANKEDAKLLTWHKNAKVNDGKLRHPADGLEWKHIDSKYPEFGKEPRNLRLALSTDGMNPFGNLSSQHSTWPVLLAIYNLPPYVCMKRKYLMLCPY; this comes from the coding sequence GATGGATGGGAAAAGAGGTGATCCTAAATATGATGccggtttagctgaattttatgaattcgttagaAAGAATGTGAAAGACAAGTCTAATATGCCATGCCCTTGTGAAATGTGTCTGAATATCAAATATATGAGCTTCTCGGATGTTAAAATCCATTTAGAAAAGCATAAATTTAATTCAAAGTATAAACTTTGGAGGTTTCATGGGGAGTCTAGAGTGGTACAGAGAATGGAGGAAAATATGGGAGAGACTCAGATTGAGGGGGGAAGTCTTCCTATAGATAAAGGTATCGACTCACTGGAAGattcggactgggatatgaatTCTTGTGATATGAATTATGTGTCCGCTGACGAGTTTGATGATGATGAATTAGAAAAAATATTACGAGATCGGTTAATTGAGGACGGTCTTGAAGAAGATAACCCTTACGTAGATCATGATCCCGCTGATATAGATGACATTCTAGGTGAAGATGAAGAACCCGATGTTACTAATTTAGATGACATCACAAGCATTGTATTAGAGAAGCTAAAAGACGCTGAAATGCCTTTGTATAAGAGTTGTAAGAATTATACAAAATTGTCAGCCGTTGTGTGGAGTAATAAAAGTTTTACCCACCTCCTCGAATTATTGAAGGACATGCTTCCAGAAGATAATGTTCTTCCTAATCGTACATATGCAGCCAAGAAGATACTTAGAGGAATTGGTATGAAATATGTGAAGATTCATGCATGTCCTAATGATTGTATATTATATCGCAAGGAATATGAGAGTTTCACTCATTGTCCAGTTTGTAATGAATGGCGATATAAAAAGAAGGAGGGGATCCCAGCAAAAGTTTTGTGGTATTTTCCGATAATACCCAGGTTGCGACGACTCTTTGCGAATAAGGAAGATGCAAAGTTGTTGACATGGCATAAAAATGCAAAAGTTAATGATGGCAAGTTGAGACACCCGGCTGATGGTTTAGAGTGGAAACACATTGATTCCAAGTATCCCGAATTCGGGAAAGAACCCAGAAATCTTCGACTTGCACTCTCTACTGACGGGATGAATCCTTTTGGGAATTTAAGTAGTCAACATAGCACTTGGCCTGTGCTTTTAGCTATTTACaatttacctccatatgtgtgcatgaaaaggaAGTATTTGATGCTTTGTCCTTATTGA